One segment of Pelecanus crispus isolate bPelCri1 chromosome 2, bPelCri1.pri, whole genome shotgun sequence DNA contains the following:
- the LOC104024328 gene encoding microtubule nucleation factor SSNA1 — translation MTQQGAVLQGYNNELVKCIEDLCIQKEELNKQIQQAEKEKNKLQHEIQVLSEQLECVCEDLAQKVASRNELDKILAETEAAYMKILDSSRTLLNVLKKEMGSLKHTPELKTNVT, via the coding sequence ATGACTCAGCAGGGAGCTGTTCTTCAGGGTTACAATAATGAGCTAGTGAAATGCATTGAAGACTTGTGTATACAAAAAGAAGAGCTGAACAAACAAATCcagcaagcagaaaaggaaaaaaataaactccaGCATGAAATCCAAGTCCTGAGTGAACAACTGGAGTGTGTATGTGAAGACCTGGCCCAAAAGGTGGCTTCACGGAATGAGCTTGACAAAATTCTTGCTGAAACTGAAGCTGCTTACATGAAGATTTTGGATAGTTCTAGAACTTTGCTTAATGTCCTGAAGAAGGAAATGGGAAGCTTAAAGCATACACCAGAACTGAAAACCAATGTAACGTGA